The Ralstonia pickettii genome has a segment encoding these proteins:
- a CDS encoding efflux RND transporter permease subunit encodes MIARLILASIRNRFLVLLATVMLTAWGLWAARSTPLDALPDLSDVQVIIRTPFPGQAPQIVENQVTYPLTTTMLSVPGAKTVRGYSFFGDSFVYVLFEDGTDLYWARSRVLEYLNQVQSRLPAAAKPALGPDATGVGWIYEYALVDKTGRHDLAQLRALQDWFLRFELKALPNVAEVASVGGMVKQFQVVLQPDRLRAFNLTQAKVLAALKGANQETGGSVLELGEAEYMVRASGYLKTLDDFRQIPLMTNDAGIAVHLGDVATVQLGPEMRRGIAELNGQGEVAGGVVILRSGKNALETIEAVKAKLATLRTSLPEGVEIVPVYDRSGLIKRAVDNLTHKLIEEFIVVAVVCLVFLFHLRSALVAIVSLPLGVLAAFLVMRYQGVNANIMSLGGIAIAVGAMVDAAVVMIENAHKHLEHWLEDNPGRELTGHERWNVIGESAAEVGPALFFSLLIITLSFIPVFTLEAQEGRLFSPLAFTKTYSMAAAAGLSVTLVPVLMGYLIRGRIPSEQSNPLSRWLIRLYQPMLSKVLAYPKATVAIAIVLLGATAWPILRTGGEFMPPLDEGDLLYMPSALPGLSAGKAAQLLQQTDRLIKTVPEVASVYGKAGRADSATDPAPIEMFETTIQFKPHDQWRPGMTTDKLVEELDRVVKVPGLSNIWVPPIRNRIDMLATGIKSPVGIKVAGTDLKEIDRLTTRIEETVKTVPGVTSALAERLSGGRYIDVDINRQAAGRYGLNIDDVQSIVSSAIGGDNVGEVVDGLARFPINLRYPRDYRDSVEQLRRLPIVTDRGQQIVLSDVADIRVVQGPPMLRSENARLSGWIYVDIRGRDLRSAVKDMQAAVTKAVPMPAGYALSWSGQFEYLERASAKLQVVVPFTLLIIFVLLYLVFGRIDEALLIMGTLPLALIGGFWLLYLLGYNLSVAGVVGFIALAGVAAEFGVIMLLYLKHAWTERQENGQTSTQALLEAIQEGAVLRVRPKAMTVAVILAGLLPIMWSDGTGSEVMQRIAAPMVGGMITAPLLSLFVVPAVYLLLRRRGSGQSIPQPPSHDKVSR; translated from the coding sequence ATGATCGCACGGCTGATTCTCGCGTCCATCCGCAACCGCTTCCTGGTGCTGCTAGCGACCGTCATGCTGACGGCCTGGGGTCTGTGGGCCGCGCGCAGCACGCCGCTCGATGCGCTGCCCGACCTGTCGGACGTACAGGTCATCATCCGCACGCCGTTCCCTGGCCAAGCGCCGCAGATCGTGGAAAACCAGGTCACGTATCCGCTGACCACCACCATGCTGTCGGTGCCGGGCGCCAAGACGGTGCGCGGCTACTCGTTCTTCGGCGATTCGTTCGTCTATGTGCTGTTCGAGGACGGGACTGACCTGTATTGGGCACGCTCGCGCGTGCTGGAGTACTTGAACCAGGTGCAGTCCCGCCTGCCTGCGGCGGCCAAACCGGCGCTGGGCCCGGATGCCACCGGCGTGGGCTGGATCTACGAATACGCGCTGGTCGATAAGACCGGCCGGCACGACTTGGCCCAACTGCGGGCGTTGCAGGACTGGTTCCTGCGCTTCGAGTTGAAGGCCCTGCCGAACGTCGCGGAGGTCGCTTCCGTCGGCGGCATGGTCAAGCAGTTCCAGGTGGTGTTGCAGCCGGACCGGCTGCGTGCGTTCAACCTGACACAGGCCAAGGTGCTGGCAGCGCTCAAGGGTGCCAACCAGGAGACCGGTGGCTCCGTGCTGGAACTGGGCGAAGCCGAGTACATGGTCCGCGCCAGCGGCTACCTGAAGACGCTCGACGACTTCCGGCAGATTCCCCTGATGACGAACGATGCGGGCATCGCCGTGCATTTGGGCGATGTCGCCACCGTCCAACTCGGGCCCGAGATGCGCCGTGGCATCGCGGAACTGAACGGTCAGGGCGAGGTGGCAGGTGGCGTCGTCATCCTGCGTTCAGGCAAGAATGCCCTGGAGACGATCGAAGCCGTCAAGGCCAAGCTCGCCACGCTGCGCACCAGTCTGCCCGAAGGCGTGGAGATCGTTCCTGTCTACGACCGGTCCGGTTTGATCAAGCGCGCGGTGGACAACCTGACGCACAAGCTGATCGAGGAATTCATCGTCGTCGCTGTCGTGTGCCTGGTGTTCCTGTTCCATCTGCGCTCGGCACTGGTGGCAATCGTCTCGCTGCCGCTGGGCGTCCTGGCGGCCTTCCTGGTGATGCGATACCAGGGCGTCAACGCCAACATCATGTCGCTGGGTGGCATCGCCATCGCCGTCGGCGCCATGGTCGACGCGGCCGTGGTGATGATCGAGAACGCGCACAAACATCTGGAGCATTGGCTCGAGGACAACCCCGGCCGCGAACTCACAGGCCACGAGCGCTGGAACGTGATCGGGGAATCGGCGGCAGAAGTGGGGCCGGCGCTGTTCTTCTCGCTGCTGATCATCACGCTGTCGTTCATCCCCGTGTTCACGCTGGAGGCGCAGGAGGGCCGCCTGTTCTCGCCGCTGGCGTTCACCAAGACGTATTCGATGGCGGCAGCGGCTGGGTTGTCGGTCACGCTGGTGCCTGTGCTGATGGGCTACCTGATCCGCGGGCGTATCCCGAGCGAGCAATCGAACCCGCTCAGCCGCTGGCTGATCCGCCTCTACCAGCCAATGCTGTCCAAGGTGCTGGCGTATCCCAAGGCGACGGTCGCTATCGCCATTGTGCTGCTGGGGGCAACGGCCTGGCCGATCCTGCGCACAGGCGGCGAATTCATGCCGCCGCTGGATGAGGGCGATCTGCTGTATATGCCGTCAGCATTGCCTGGGTTGTCGGCCGGCAAGGCGGCTCAGCTCCTGCAGCAGACCGACCGCCTCATCAAGACGGTTCCCGAAGTGGCCAGCGTGTACGGCAAGGCTGGGCGCGCGGACAGCGCAACGGACCCGGCGCCGATCGAGATGTTCGAGACCACCATCCAGTTCAAGCCGCACGACCAGTGGCGCCCCGGTATGACGACCGACAAACTGGTGGAAGAACTCGACCGCGTGGTCAAGGTGCCGGGGCTGTCCAACATCTGGGTGCCACCGATCCGCAACCGCATCGACATGCTCGCCACCGGCATCAAGAGCCCGGTCGGCATCAAGGTGGCGGGCACGGACTTGAAGGAGATCGATCGACTGACCACTCGGATCGAGGAGACCGTCAAAACCGTGCCGGGTGTCACCTCTGCGCTAGCGGAGCGGTTGTCCGGCGGACGATACATCGACGTGGACATCAACCGACAGGCCGCCGGCCGATACGGCCTGAACATCGACGACGTGCAAAGCATCGTGTCATCCGCCATCGGTGGCGATAATGTCGGTGAGGTGGTTGACGGCCTGGCCCGCTTCCCGATCAACCTCCGCTATCCGCGCGATTATCGGGATTCCGTGGAGCAGTTGCGGCGTTTGCCGATTGTCACTGACCGGGGCCAGCAGATTGTGTTGTCCGACGTCGCGGACATCCGCGTCGTGCAGGGCCCGCCGATGCTGCGCAGCGAGAATGCCCGGCTCTCGGGTTGGATCTATGTCGATATCCGGGGGCGCGACCTGCGCTCGGCGGTGAAGGACATGCAGGCAGCAGTGACCAAGGCGGTGCCGATGCCGGCGGGCTACGCGCTGAGCTGGTCAGGGCAGTTCGAGTACCTGGAGCGTGCGAGTGCCAAGCTGCAGGTGGTCGTACCATTCACCTTGCTGATCATCTTCGTGCTGCTGTACCTCGTGTTCGGCCGTATCGACGAGGCGCTGCTCATCATGGGCACGCTGCCGCTCGCACTGATCGGCGGGTTCTGGCTGCTGTATCTGCTCGGCTATAACCTGTCGGTGGCCGGAGTCGTCGGCTTCATTGCGCTCGCCGGGGTGGCGGCCGAATTCGGCGTGATCATGCTGCTCTATCTCAAACACGCTTGGACCGAGCGGCAGGAAAACGGTCAAACTTCTACCCAAGCGCTACTGGAAGCGATTCAGGAAGGCGCCGTGCTGCGTGTACGCCCCAAGGCCATGACGGTGGCCGTCATCCTGGCTGGCCTGCTCCCGATCATGTGGTCGGACGGCACAGGCTCCGAAGTCATGCAGCGCATTGCCGCGCCGATGGTCGGCGGCATGATCACCGCGCCGTTGCTGTCCCTGTTTGTCGTTCCTGCTGTCTACCTGCTGCTGCGCAGGCGTGGCAGCGGGCAATCCATTCCCCAACCACCCTCTCATGACAAGGTCTCACGATGA
- a CDS encoding copper-binding protein → MNYVSAVVFALTLASTPAAFAATPMEGMDMKPAGQTKQAPKPVAAEVRKIYLDTGKVTLKHGAIDNLGMGAMTMTFAVKDKASLQHFKEGQAVWAVFDMVDGQPTVVDLRSK, encoded by the coding sequence ATGAACTACGTTTCCGCTGTTGTATTCGCCCTGACGCTGGCGTCGACTCCAGCCGCCTTTGCGGCCACGCCGATGGAAGGTATGGACATGAAGCCTGCTGGTCAAACCAAGCAGGCGCCCAAGCCCGTGGCAGCAGAGGTCCGCAAGATCTACCTCGACACCGGCAAGGTCACGCTTAAGCACGGCGCCATCGACAATCTCGGCATGGGCGCCATGACGATGACGTTTGCCGTCAAGGACAAGGCATCACTGCAGCACTTCAAGGAGGGCCAAGCGGTGTGGGCCGTCTTTGATATGGTCGACGGTCAGCCGACCGTCGTCGATTTGCGGAGCAAGTAA
- a CDS encoding heavy metal translocating P-type ATPase yields MSDCGSKGCGCAATNVVTPADGDAAAVDLKRSRYRIDNMDCPTEETLIRNKLAALPGVVNLEFNLMQRSLAVQHRLPSPAPIEQALAAVGMRAVRADESPAGQSTVLTIRQMDCPTEETLIRGKLAGMAGVSDMQFNLVQRTLAVQHAADALPQVLAAIQSLGFDAEVRDRSAAAPLPEQDAAPTKWWPLAIAGANAVLAEVVYWLNGGNHWVVVILALAAILTGGLSTYKKGWIALKNRNLNMNALMSIAVTGAMVIGHWPEAAMVMVLFALAEVIEARSLDRARDAIRGLMDLAPETATVQRSDGSWSDVDAKTVAVGSRVRVKPGERIALDGTILQGRSSVNQAPITGESLPVEKAAGDSVFAGTINESGSFEYRVTAAASDSTLARIIHAVEAAQGSRAPTQRFVDQFARLYTPIVFAVALAVAIVPPLVFGATWLDWIYKALVLLVIACPCALVISTPVSIVSGLAAAAKRGILIKGGVYLEEGRKLKWLALDKTGTITHGKPAQTDVVAWNGADASAAQILAASLAARSDHPVSLAVARAAQDQGLALRDVTDFAALPGRGVRGHVNGALYHLGNHRLVEELGVCSPALEAQLAVLETQGKTVVMLIGQDGVRALFGVADTIKDSSRQAIKELHALGIKTLMLSGDNPHTAEAIAQQVGIDEARGNLLPEDKQREIERRSAQGTIGMVGDGINDAPALARADIGFAMGAAGTDTAIETADVALMDDDLRKLPAFVRLSRSTAGVLKQNIALALGIKVVFLALTFTGQATMWMAVFADMGASLLVVGNGLRLLRK; encoded by the coding sequence GTGAGTGATTGCGGCTCCAAGGGGTGCGGTTGTGCTGCCACCAACGTGGTGACGCCGGCGGACGGCGATGCGGCGGCTGTTGACCTGAAACGATCCCGCTACCGGATCGACAACATGGACTGCCCGACGGAAGAAACGCTCATTCGCAATAAGCTGGCGGCGCTGCCCGGCGTGGTCAACCTTGAGTTCAACCTGATGCAGCGTTCGCTGGCCGTCCAGCACCGGCTGCCATCCCCGGCGCCGATCGAGCAAGCCTTGGCAGCCGTTGGCATGCGAGCGGTTCGCGCCGATGAAAGCCCCGCCGGGCAGAGCACAGTCCTGACCATTCGTCAGATGGACTGCCCGACCGAAGAAACGCTGATTCGCGGCAAGCTGGCGGGCATGGCGGGCGTGTCAGACATGCAGTTCAATCTCGTCCAACGCACACTCGCCGTTCAACACGCTGCCGATGCGCTACCGCAAGTGCTGGCTGCCATTCAGTCGCTTGGCTTCGATGCCGAGGTGCGCGACCGCTCTGCCGCAGCACCGCTTCCCGAACAAGATGCCGCGCCCACCAAATGGTGGCCGCTTGCCATTGCCGGCGCGAACGCCGTCCTGGCGGAAGTGGTGTATTGGCTCAACGGTGGCAACCATTGGGTGGTGGTGATCCTGGCGCTGGCCGCGATCCTGACCGGCGGGCTGTCCACCTACAAGAAAGGCTGGATCGCGCTCAAGAACCGCAACCTGAACATGAACGCCCTCATGTCGATCGCAGTCACTGGGGCGATGGTGATCGGCCATTGGCCGGAAGCGGCGATGGTGATGGTCCTCTTCGCCTTGGCGGAGGTCATCGAAGCCCGTTCGCTGGACCGCGCCCGAGATGCGATCCGGGGGCTGATGGATCTCGCCCCGGAGACAGCCACGGTACAGCGCAGCGACGGCAGTTGGTCCGACGTCGATGCCAAGACCGTGGCCGTTGGCAGCCGTGTGCGGGTCAAGCCGGGCGAGCGCATCGCGCTCGATGGCACGATTCTGCAGGGGCGGTCATCCGTCAATCAGGCGCCGATCACGGGCGAGAGCCTGCCGGTCGAGAAGGCAGCGGGCGACTCCGTGTTCGCCGGCACCATCAACGAATCCGGGTCGTTCGAATATCGCGTCACCGCAGCGGCAAGCGACTCCACACTGGCACGGATCATTCACGCCGTCGAGGCCGCGCAAGGCAGTCGAGCGCCCACGCAGCGCTTCGTTGACCAGTTCGCCCGGCTGTACACGCCCATTGTGTTCGCGGTTGCGCTTGCGGTGGCCATCGTCCCTCCGCTGGTCTTCGGTGCGACTTGGCTGGACTGGATCTACAAGGCCCTAGTTCTTCTCGTGATTGCTTGCCCCTGCGCGCTCGTGATCTCGACGCCGGTGAGCATTGTGAGCGGCCTGGCGGCCGCCGCGAAGCGCGGCATCCTCATCAAGGGCGGCGTCTATCTGGAAGAGGGACGCAAGCTGAAATGGTTGGCGCTCGACAAGACCGGCACGATCACGCACGGCAAGCCAGCGCAGACGGACGTCGTGGCCTGGAACGGTGCGGACGCGTCCGCCGCCCAGATCCTGGCAGCTAGCCTGGCTGCCCGCTCCGACCATCCCGTCTCCCTGGCCGTGGCCCGCGCGGCGCAGGACCAAGGCCTAGCCCTGCGCGACGTCACCGATTTTGCGGCCTTGCCCGGACGCGGCGTCCGGGGCCATGTCAACGGTGCGCTCTATCACCTGGGCAATCATCGTCTGGTCGAGGAACTGGGCGTGTGTTCGCCGGCATTGGAAGCACAGCTTGCCGTGCTGGAAACCCAGGGCAAAACGGTCGTGATGCTGATCGGCCAGGACGGCGTACGCGCGTTGTTCGGTGTGGCGGACACCATCAAGGACAGCAGTCGCCAAGCGATCAAGGAATTGCACGCACTGGGCATCAAGACTTTGATGCTGAGCGGCGACAATCCGCACACCGCAGAGGCGATTGCGCAGCAGGTCGGTATCGACGAGGCTCGCGGTAATCTGCTGCCGGAAGACAAGCAGCGCGAAATCGAGCGCCGATCCGCACAAGGAACCATCGGCATGGTCGGCGATGGCATCAACGATGCGCCGGCGCTGGCACGGGCCGATATTGGATTCGCAATGGGCGCGGCCGGGACGGACACGGCGATCGAAACGGCCGACGTTGCGCTGATGGACGACGATCTGCGCAAGCTCCCGGCGTTTGTACGACTATCCCGGTCCACGGCCGGGGTGCTGAAGCAGAACATTGCGCTGGCGCTCGGCATCAAGGTCGTGTTCCTGGCACTGACCTTTACAGGCCAGGCCACCATGTGGATGGCGGTGTTTGCCGACATGGGCGCCAGCCTGCTGGTGGTCGGCAACGGGCTGAGGTTGCTGCGCAAATGA
- the cadR gene encoding Cd(II)/Pb(II)-responsive transcriptional regulator, producing MNIQIGEFAKRTACPIQTIRYYEREGLLPPPDRSSGNFRLYSERHIERLQFILHCRSLDMPLNDVRTLLRYRERPDEDCGAVNTLLDKHIEEVERRIEALGVLKHHLCALRETCSDGRAAEACGILQGLSEGSGTCTGDGTHR from the coding sequence ATGAACATTCAGATCGGTGAATTCGCCAAGCGCACGGCCTGCCCGATTCAAACCATCCGGTACTACGAGCGCGAAGGCCTGTTGCCGCCGCCGGACCGCAGCTCGGGCAACTTCCGGCTGTACAGCGAGCGGCACATTGAGCGGCTGCAGTTCATCCTCCACTGCCGGTCATTGGACATGCCGCTGAACGACGTGCGGACACTCCTGCGCTACCGCGAGCGACCGGACGAGGATTGCGGCGCGGTGAACACCCTCCTGGACAAGCACATCGAGGAAGTCGAGCGGCGTATCGAGGCACTGGGGGTGTTAAAGCACCATTTGTGCGCGCTGCGCGAGACCTGTTCCGACGGGCGAGCTGCAGAAGCTTGCGGAATCCTGCAGGGGTTGTCCGAAGGTAGCGGCACGTGCACTGGAGACGGCACGCACCGCTGA
- a CDS encoding FTR1 family protein, producing MQLQRVVTLILFYLLTSVSSAYADTLSTQDKTKQVWQLLDYLAVDYGRSVKDGQVANADEYAEMQEFAHAAQRQIAELPAGPQTQALLKDAGALRTLIADKAAPTVVGEQAHKLADSLLAAYPVPMAPSKVPDLKHGATLYQSQCASCHGNTGHADGPLAAKLSPPPIALADHQRAQERSVFALQQIITRGVEGTSMPSFAQLTDDDRWALAYFASTLSYSDADRQAGAKLWASRPELHSAVPTLAKLSQTPEALLAKTISPDAARQLTAYLRSAPDVLNASNADSLAIAKDKLKESVAAFDQGDKATASRLALSAYLDGFEPVEPALAAKNQSLFQDIEKMMGLYRNAITTGQAEQVRDIAQHLQTMLTEAQDALGGTNDPLSTFLGALTILLREGLEALLVVVAMMAFLKKAERTDVLPYVHAGWIVALAAGGLTWAVATYLVDLSGASREMTEGFSAIFAAVVLLGVGMWMHQKSLAGRWQAYVKQKLSSALNKRSAIMLFVLSFVTVYREVFETVLFYAALWSEGNGIYLLAGLGSGIAILAIIAVVLLRSSARLPIRQFFAFSSALVAVLAVVLIGKGVAALQKVGFLHITPISMPRIDVLGIYPSMQTVIAQVAILLIIVLSFAYNLRSQKASSKA from the coding sequence ATGCAACTGCAGCGCGTCGTCACCCTCATCCTGTTCTACCTGCTGACATCGGTTTCAAGCGCGTACGCCGACACGCTGTCCACTCAAGACAAGACCAAGCAGGTCTGGCAATTACTCGACTATCTGGCGGTCGATTACGGTCGCTCCGTCAAGGACGGCCAGGTGGCCAATGCCGATGAGTACGCCGAAATGCAGGAGTTTGCGCATGCGGCGCAGCGCCAGATTGCCGAGTTGCCGGCGGGGCCACAGACGCAAGCCTTGCTCAAGGATGCTGGCGCGTTGCGCACGCTCATCGCCGACAAGGCCGCACCCACCGTCGTCGGTGAACAGGCGCATAAGCTCGCGGACAGCTTGCTGGCCGCCTACCCGGTGCCGATGGCGCCCAGCAAGGTGCCCGACCTGAAGCATGGAGCTACGCTGTATCAAAGCCAGTGCGCGTCCTGCCATGGCAACACCGGACACGCCGATGGTCCGCTGGCCGCCAAGCTGAGCCCGCCCCCCATAGCCCTGGCCGATCATCAGCGCGCCCAGGAGCGCAGCGTCTTCGCCCTCCAGCAGATCATCACGCGCGGTGTCGAGGGCACCTCGATGCCGAGCTTCGCGCAGCTCACTGACGATGATCGCTGGGCACTGGCCTATTTTGCGTCGACCTTGTCCTATTCCGATGCGGACCGGCAAGCCGGCGCCAAATTGTGGGCATCCCGCCCGGAGCTGCATAGCGCGGTGCCGACGCTCGCCAAGCTCAGCCAGACGCCAGAAGCGTTGCTGGCCAAGACGATCAGCCCGGATGCCGCGCGGCAATTGACCGCCTATTTGAGAAGCGCGCCGGATGTGCTGAACGCCTCCAACGCAGACAGTCTCGCAATCGCCAAGGACAAGCTCAAAGAGAGCGTAGCCGCCTTCGACCAGGGCGACAAAGCGACTGCCTCGCGCCTGGCGCTCTCCGCCTACCTCGACGGCTTCGAGCCGGTCGAACCGGCCCTGGCCGCCAAGAACCAGTCGCTGTTCCAGGACATCGAAAAAATGATGGGCCTGTATCGCAACGCGATCACTACCGGTCAGGCCGAGCAGGTACGGGACATCGCGCAGCATCTGCAGACGATGCTGACTGAAGCCCAGGATGCACTGGGTGGCACCAACGACCCGCTGTCGACGTTCCTGGGCGCCTTGACGATCCTGCTGCGCGAGGGCCTGGAGGCACTGCTTGTCGTGGTCGCCATGATGGCCTTCCTGAAGAAGGCCGAACGCACCGACGTGCTGCCATACGTCCATGCCGGCTGGATTGTTGCGCTGGCCGCCGGTGGACTGACGTGGGCCGTCGCTACCTACCTGGTGGATTTGAGCGGTGCCAGCCGCGAGATGACCGAAGGCTTCTCGGCAATCTTTGCGGCCGTGGTCCTGCTCGGCGTGGGCATGTGGATGCACCAGAAGAGCCTGGCCGGTCGCTGGCAGGCCTATGTGAAGCAGAAGCTGTCCTCCGCGCTGAACAAGCGCTCGGCGATCATGCTGTTCGTGCTGTCATTCGTGACGGTGTACCGCGAGGTGTTCGAGACCGTGCTGTTCTACGCCGCGCTGTGGAGCGAAGGGAACGGCATCTACCTGCTGGCCGGCTTGGGCTCCGGGATTGCGATCCTGGCGATCATCGCCGTCGTGCTGCTGCGCTCCTCGGCGCGCCTGCCGATCCGCCAGTTCTTTGCCTTCAGCTCGGCTCTGGTCGCGGTCCTGGCAGTGGTGCTGATCGGCAAGGGCGTTGCGGCGTTGCAGAAGGTTGGTTTTCTGCACATCACGCCGATTTCGATGCCGCGTATTGACGTGCTGGGGATTTACCCGTCCATGCAGACGGTGATCGCACAGGTGGCGATCTTGCTGATCATTGTGCTCAGCTTCGCGTATAACCTCCGATCGCAGAAGGCATCGAGCAAAGCGTAG
- a CDS encoding site-specific integrase — MADIDRYLQAATRDHTRRSYQSAIRHFEQEWGGFLPASADSVARYLAEHAQTLSINTLRQRLAAIAQWHVSQGFPDPTRAPHVRKVLKGIQALHPAQERRAKPLQLAQLEQLVASLDAQIATASSEGNAHQLQVHTRNKALVLIGFWRGFRSDELSRLQIEHITVEPGRGMTIFLPRTKTDRNHVGTTHKAPALSRLCPVAAYEAWLAASGLTEGPAFRRIDRWSRIAADGLQASSIVPLLRALLHRAGLPQSDRYSSHSLRRGFATWANSNQWDLKMLMEYVGWKDVRSAMRYIDAADPFAQHRIETALSVAPRPGIAV, encoded by the coding sequence ATGGCGGATATCGACAGGTATCTGCAGGCAGCGACCCGCGATCACACACGGCGCAGCTATCAGTCCGCCATCCGTCATTTCGAGCAAGAGTGGGGTGGCTTCCTGCCGGCCAGCGCCGACAGCGTTGCACGCTATCTGGCTGAGCACGCACAGACGCTTTCCATCAACACGCTGCGCCAACGGTTGGCTGCGATCGCGCAGTGGCACGTTTCGCAGGGCTTTCCCGACCCCACGCGAGCACCGCACGTCCGCAAGGTGCTCAAGGGCATCCAGGCACTGCACCCCGCGCAGGAGCGGCGCGCCAAGCCATTGCAGCTCGCCCAGTTGGAGCAACTGGTTGCCTCGCTGGATGCGCAGATCGCGACCGCCTCGTCTGAGGGCAACGCCCATCAACTCCAGGTGCATACCCGCAACAAGGCGCTGGTGCTGATCGGCTTCTGGCGGGGCTTCCGGTCGGACGAACTGAGTCGGCTGCAGATCGAGCACATCACGGTGGAGCCCGGCCGGGGCATGACGATTTTCCTGCCGCGCACCAAGACGGACCGCAACCATGTCGGTACGACCCACAAGGCGCCCGCGTTGTCGCGCTTGTGCCCAGTCGCCGCCTACGAGGCCTGGTTGGCGGCGTCCGGCCTGACCGAGGGCCCCGCGTTCCGCAGGATTGACCGCTGGAGCCGAATCGCAGCCGATGGACTGCAGGCCAGCAGCATCGTGCCTTTGTTGCGCGCGCTGCTCCATCGCGCAGGACTGCCGCAATCGGACCGCTACAGCAGCCACTCACTACGACGGGGCTTTGCAACCTGGGCGAACTCGAACCAGTGGGATCTCAAGATGCTGATGGAATACGTCGGCTGGAAGGACGTACGCTCGGCCATGCGCTATATCGACGCGGCCGACCCATTTGCCCAGCATCGGATCGAAACAGCGCTGTCGGTCGCACCCCGGCCGGGCATTGCAGTCTGA